A genomic window from Vitis riparia cultivar Riparia Gloire de Montpellier isolate 1030 chromosome 18, EGFV_Vit.rip_1.0, whole genome shotgun sequence includes:
- the LOC117907939 gene encoding reticuline oxidase-like, translating to MFILSALISPSICPQLMILFSPLSLKAYSLSTVSISISIRRTIAMVKSLGNLHFLFILTFIAFVVACFCEPTDLISSCLTRHNVNNFTVLPHKQNESPAYYRLLNFSIQNLRFAVPTAPKPVAIVLPQSREQLVNTVSCCREGLFEIRVRCGGHSYEGTSSVVLDGNPFVIIDMMSLNQVLVDLESETAWVEGGATLGETYYAVAEASNVHGFSAGSCPTVGVGGHISGGGFGLLSRKYGLAADNVVDALLIDADGRLVDREAMGEDVFWAIRGGGGGVWGIVYAWRIKLLKVPETVTSCIMSRTGTKLHVAELVHKWQFIAPRLEPSFYLSVFVGAGLLGGKETGVSASFKGFYLGSRSKAMWILNRVFPELGIEIEECREMSWIESIAYFGDLAEGSSISELRNRYLQAKLYFKAKSDYVRTPISMKGLRTALDTLEKEPKGYVILDPYGGEMERISSDAIAFPHRKGNLFAIQYMVAWEEDSLMSYKYIDWIRGFYKSMTPHVSWDPRAAYVNYMDLDLGVMEMVNNSFSSGDPVEIARAWGEKYFLNNYERLVRVKTLIDPNNVFNNQQGIPPMLTAGFK from the coding sequence ATGTTTATACTCTCTGCATTGATCTCTCCATCCATTTGTCCTCAACTCATGATATTATTCTCACCCTTGTCGTTAAAAGCCTACTCACTCTCTACAGTgtccatctccatctcaatTCGAAGAACCATAGCCATGGTGAAGTCCCTAGGGAACCTGCATTTTCTGTTCATACTAACCTTCATAGCCTTTGTTGTTGCTTGTTTTTGTGAACCCACTGACCTCATTTCTTCTTGCTTAACTCGGCACAATGTTAATAACTTCACGGTGTTGCCTCACAAGCAAAATGAGTCCCCAGCTTACTATAGGCTCCTCAACTTCTCCATTCAGAATCTGCGGTTTGCTGTCCCTACTGCTCCAAAACCAGTTGCCATTGTTCTACCACAGAGTCGAGAGCAGCTAGTGAACACCGTGTCATGCTGTAGGGAAGGATTGTTTGAGATTAGAGTAAGGTGTGGTGGACACAGCTATGAAGGAACTTCCTCGGTTGTTTTGGATGGAAATCCATTCGTGATCATTGATATGATGAGTCTAAACCAGGTTCTGGTGGATTTGGAGTCTGAAACTGCATGGGTTGAAGGGGGTGCAACACTTGGTGAGACTTACTATGCTGTTGCAGAAGCAAGCAATGTACATGGGTTCTCAGCCGGGTCATGCCCAACTGTAGGTGTTGGCGGCCACATTTCTGGAGGTGGATTTGGGTTGTTGTCCAGAAAATATGGTCTTGCAGCTGACAATGTGGTGGATGCGCTTCTCATTGATGCAGATGGACGCCTAGTAGACCGGGAAGCCATGGGAGAAGATGTGTTCTGGGCAATTAGAGGTGGTGGCGGCGGTGTTTGGGGGATTGTATATGCATGGAGGATCAAGTTGTTGAAAGTACCTGAAACTGTAACATCCTGTATAATGTCGAGAACTGGGACCAAGCTCCATGTAGCTGAGCTAGTCCACAAGTGGCAATTCATCGCACCCAGGTTAGAACCTTCATTTTATCTATCAGTTTTTGTTGGTGCTGGTTTGCTGGGAGGGAAGGAAACTGGGGTTTCAGCTTCATTCAAAGGGTTCTATCTGGGTTCAAGAAGCAAGGCCATGTGGATCCTGAACCGGGTTTTCCCAGAGCTAGGCATTGAGATAGAAGAATGCAGAGAAATGAGCTGGATTGAATCCATCGCATACTTTGGTGACTTGGCCGAAGGGAGCTCCATCTCTGAGCTGAGGAACCGATATCTGCAAGCCAAACTATACTTCAAGGCCAAATCAGACTATGTGAGGACTCCCATTTCCATGAAAGGCCTGAGGACTGCCTTGGACACTCTTGAGAAGGAGCCAAAAGGTTACGTTATCTTGGACCCTTATGGAGGAGAAATGGAGAGAATAAGCAGTGATGCCATAGCTTTTCCTCACAGGAAAGGCAACCTGTTCGCAATTCAGTATATGGTGGCCTGGGAAGAAGACTCTCTTATGAGCTACAAGTACATAGATTGGATAAGAGGATTCTACAAGTCGATGACGCCGCATGTTTCATGGGATCCAAGGGCTGCTTATGTTAATTACATGGACCTGgatcttggagtgatggaaatGGTGAATAACAGCTTTTCATCTGGTGATCCTGTGGAGATTGCCAGGGCTTGGGGTGAGAAGTATTTCTTGAACAACTATGAGAGGTTGGTGAGAGTGAAGACACTCATTGATCCAAACAATGTATTCAATAATCAACAGGGCATTCCTCCAATGCTCACAGCCGGATTTAAATGA
- the LOC117907646 gene encoding reticuline oxidase-like: MVKYLGNPHSLFIITFIAFVVPCFCDPTDIISSCLIRQNVYNFTLLPHNGSQSPDYYRLLNFSLQNLRFAVPTAPKPVAIAIPQSLKQLVNSMRCCREGWYEFRVRCGGHSYEGISSVVPDGNPFVIIDMMSLNQVSVDVESETAWVEGGATLGETYYAVAEASNVHGFSAGSCPTVGVGGHIAGGGFGLLSRKYGLAADNVVDALLIDADGRVLDRKAMGEDVFWAIRGGGGGVWGIVYAWKIKLLKVPETVTSCIMSRTGTKLHVAGLVHKWQFIAPRLEPSFYLSVFVGAGLQGGDEETGVSASFKGFYLGSRKEAMSILNRVFPELGVEKEDCREMSWIESILYFSGLPNGSSISDLRNRYLEDKLYFKAKSDYVRTPISMEGLVTALDILEMEPKGSVVLDPYGGEMEKISSDALPFPHRKGNLFSIQYMVAWEEDSTAMSNKYIDWIRGFYKWMMPYVSQGPRAAYVNYMDLDLGQMNSSISSNDPVEAARDWGEKYFLNNYDRLVKVKTCIDPDNVFNNQQGIPPMPTARLSNRSEGLGVSDRCTVVSS, encoded by the coding sequence ATGGTGAAGTACCTAGGGAACCCGCATTCCCTTTTCATAATAACCTTCATAGCCTTTGTTGTCCCTTGCTTTTGTGATCCCACTGACATCATTTCGTCTTGCTTAATCCGGCAGAATGTTTATAACTTCACGTTATTGCCTCACAACGGAAGCCAGTCTCCAGATTACTATAGGCTCCTCAACTTTTCCCTTCAGAATCTGCGGTTTGCTGTCCCCACTGCTCCAAAACCAGTTGCTATTGCTATACCACAGAGTCTAAAGCAACTAGTGAACAGTATGCGGTGTTGTAGGGAAGGATGGTATGAGTTTAGAGTAAGGTGCGGTGGACACAGCTATGAAGGGATTTCTTCGGTTGTTCCAGATGGAAATCCATTTGTTATCATTGATATGATGAGTCTAAACCAGGTTTCGGTTGATGTGGAGTCTGAAACAGCATGGGTTGAAGGGGGAGCAACACTTGGTGAGACGTACTATGCAGTTGCAGAGGCGAGCAATGTGCATGGATTCTCAGCCGGGTCATGCCCAACTGTTGGTGTTGGCGGCCACATTGCGGGGGGTGGATTCGGGCTGTTGTCGAGAAAATATGGTCTTGCAGCTGACAATGTGGTGGATGCGCTTCTCATTGATGCAGACGGGCGCGTACTAGACCGGAAAGCCATGGGAGAAGATGTGTTCTGGGCGATTCGAGGAGGAGGGGGCGGTGTTTGGGGGATTGTCTATGCATGGAAGATCAAGTTGTTGAAAGTACCTGAAACTGTAACATCCTGTATAATGTCGAGAACTGGGACCAAGCTCCATGTAGCTGGGCTAGTCCACAAGTGGCAATTCATCGCACCCAGGTTAGAACCTTCATTTTATCTCTCAGTTTTTGTTGGTGCTGGTTTACAGGGAGGTGATGAAGAAACTGGGGTATCAGCTTCATTCAAAGGGTTCTATCTGGGTTCAAGGAAAGAAGCCATGTCAATCCTGAACCGGGTTTTCCCAGAGCTGGGAGTTGAGAAAGAAGATTGCAGAGAAATGAGTTGGATTGAATCCATCCTCTACTTCAGTGGCTTGCCTAATGGAAGCTCCATCTCTGACCTGAGAAACCGATACCTGGAAGACAAACTATACTTCAAGGCCAAATCAGACTACGTGAGGACCCCAATTTCCATGGAAGGCCTGGTGACGGCCTTGGACATTCTTGAGATGGAGCCGAAAGGGTCCGTTGTCTTGGACCCTTATGGAGGAGAAATGGAGAAGATAAGCAGTGATGCCCTACCTTTTCCTCACAGAAAAGGCAACCTGTTCTCAATTCAGTATATGGTGGCCTGGGAAGAAGACAGCACTGCTATGAGCAACAAGTACATAGATTGGATAAGAGGATTCTACAAGTGGATGATGCCGTATGTTTCACAGGGTCCAAGGGCTGCTTATGTTAACTACATGGACCTTGATTTAGGACAGATGAATAGCAGCATTTCATCTAATGATCCTGTGGAGGCTGCCAGGGATTGGGGTGAGAAGTATTTCTTGAACAACTATGATAGGTTGGTGAAAGTGAAGACATGCATTGATCCGGACAATGTGTTCAATAATCAACAGGGCATTCCTCCAATGCCCACAGCCAGGTTAAGTAATAGAAGTGAGGGACTCGGAGTAAGCGATAGATGCACGGTTGTAAGTTCCTGA